In Dasypus novemcinctus isolate mDasNov1 chromosome 23, mDasNov1.1.hap2, whole genome shotgun sequence, the following proteins share a genomic window:
- the KAT8 gene encoding histone acetyltransferase KAT8 isoform X2 translates to MAAQGAAAAVAAATSGIAGEGGPGPGENAAVEGTAPSPGRVSPPTPARGEPEVTVEIGETYLCRRPDSTWHSAEVIQSRVNDQEGREEFYVHYVGFNRRLDEWVDKNRLALTKTVKDAVQKNSEKYLSELAEQPERKITRNQKRKHDEINHVQKTYAEMDPTTAALEKEHEAITKVKYVDKIHIGNYEIDAWYFSPFPEDYGKQPKLWLCEYCLKYMKYEKSYRFHLGQCQWRQPPGKEIYRKSNISVYEVDGKDHKIYCQNLCLLAKLFLDHKTLYFDVEPFVFYILTEVDRQGAHIVGYFSKEKESPDGNNVACILTLPPYQRRGYGKFLIAFSYELSKLESTVGSPEKPLSDLGKLSYRSYWSWVLLEILRDFRGTLSIKDLSTCSKLLLQPDDQHHPERHHQHPAVSQHGQVLEGSACHLCHTQAGGGAPQKRPV, encoded by the exons ATGGCGGCGCAGGGGGCTGCGGCGGCGGTTGCGGCGGCGACTTCAGGGATCGCGGGGGAGGGCGGACCCGGCCCCGGGGAGAATGCGGCAGTCGAGGGGACTGCTCCGTCCCCGGGTCGCGTCTCTCCGCCGACCCCGGCGCGCGGCGAACCGGAAGTCACCGTGGAAATCGGAGAAACGTACCTGTGTCGGCGACCGGATAGCACCTGGC ATTCCGCTGAAGTGATCCAGTCTCGAGTGAATGACCAGGAGGGCCGAGAGGAATTCTATGTACACTACGTAGGCT TTAACCGACGACTAGACGAATGGGTAGACAAAAACCGGCTGGCCCTGACCAAGACAGTGAAGGATGCTGTGCAGAAGAACTCAGAGAAGTACCTGAGCGAGCTGGCCGAGCAGCCTGAGCGCAAGATCACTCGCAACCAAAAGCGCAAGCACGATGAGATCAACCATGTGCAGAAG ACCTATGCAGAGATGGACCCCACAACGGCAGCCTTGGAGAAGGAACATGAGGCT ATCACGAAAGTGAAATATGTGGACAAGATCCACATTGGGAACTACGAAATCGATGCCTGGTACTTCTCACCATTCCCAGAAGACTATGGGAAGCAGCCCAAGCTCTGGCTCTGCGAATACTGCCTCAAGTACATGAAATACGAGAAGAGCTACCGCTTCCACTTG GGCCAGTGTCAGTGGCGGCAGCCCCCGGGGAAGGAGATCTATCGGAAAAGCAACATTTCTGTGTATGAGGTAGATGGCAAAGACCACAAG aTTTACTGTCAGAACCTTTGTCTGCTGGCCAAACTTTTCCTGGACCACAAGACATTGTACTTCGACGTGGAGCCCTTCGTCTTTTACATCCTGACCGAGGTGGACAGGCAGGGGGCCCACATCGTCGGCTACTTCTCCAAG GAGAAGGAATCCCCGGATGGGAACAACGTGGCCTGCATCCTGACCCTGCCCCCCTACCAGCGGCGTGGCTATGGAAAGTTCCTCATCGCTTTCA GTTATGAGCTCTCCAAACTGGAGAGCACGGTGGGCTCCCCGGAGAAGCCGCTGTCTGACCTAGGCAAGCTCAGCTACCGCAGCTACTGGTCATGGGTTCTGCTGGAGATCCTGCGAGACTTCCGGGGCACACTCTCCATCAAGGACCTTAG CACCTGCTCCAAACTCCTCCTGCAGCCAGATGACCAGCATCACCCAGAACGACATCATCAGCACCCTGCAGTCTCTCAACATGGTCAAGTACTGGAAGGGTCAGCATGTCATCTGTGTCACACCCAAGCTGGTGGAGGAGCACCTCAAAAGCGCCCAGTATAA
- the KAT8 gene encoding histone acetyltransferase KAT8 isoform X1, with translation MAAQGAAAAVAAATSGIAGEGGPGPGENAAVEGTAPSPGRVSPPTPARGEPEVTVEIGETYLCRRPDSTWHSAEVIQSRVNDQEGREEFYVHYVGFNRRLDEWVDKNRLALTKTVKDAVQKNSEKYLSELAEQPERKITRNQKRKHDEINHVQKTYAEMDPTTAALEKEHEAITKVKYVDKIHIGNYEIDAWYFSPFPEDYGKQPKLWLCEYCLKYMKYEKSYRFHLGQCQWRQPPGKEIYRKSNISVYEVDGKDHKIYCQNLCLLAKLFLDHKTLYFDVEPFVFYILTEVDRQGAHIVGYFSKEKESPDGNNVACILTLPPYQRRGYGKFLIAFSYELSKLESTVGSPEKPLSDLGKLSYRSYWSWVLLEILRDFRGTLSIKDLSQMTSITQNDIISTLQSLNMVKYWKGQHVICVTPKLVEEHLKSAQYKKPPITVDSVCLKWAPPKHKQVKLSKK, from the exons ATGGCGGCGCAGGGGGCTGCGGCGGCGGTTGCGGCGGCGACTTCAGGGATCGCGGGGGAGGGCGGACCCGGCCCCGGGGAGAATGCGGCAGTCGAGGGGACTGCTCCGTCCCCGGGTCGCGTCTCTCCGCCGACCCCGGCGCGCGGCGAACCGGAAGTCACCGTGGAAATCGGAGAAACGTACCTGTGTCGGCGACCGGATAGCACCTGGC ATTCCGCTGAAGTGATCCAGTCTCGAGTGAATGACCAGGAGGGCCGAGAGGAATTCTATGTACACTACGTAGGCT TTAACCGACGACTAGACGAATGGGTAGACAAAAACCGGCTGGCCCTGACCAAGACAGTGAAGGATGCTGTGCAGAAGAACTCAGAGAAGTACCTGAGCGAGCTGGCCGAGCAGCCTGAGCGCAAGATCACTCGCAACCAAAAGCGCAAGCACGATGAGATCAACCATGTGCAGAAG ACCTATGCAGAGATGGACCCCACAACGGCAGCCTTGGAGAAGGAACATGAGGCT ATCACGAAAGTGAAATATGTGGACAAGATCCACATTGGGAACTACGAAATCGATGCCTGGTACTTCTCACCATTCCCAGAAGACTATGGGAAGCAGCCCAAGCTCTGGCTCTGCGAATACTGCCTCAAGTACATGAAATACGAGAAGAGCTACCGCTTCCACTTG GGCCAGTGTCAGTGGCGGCAGCCCCCGGGGAAGGAGATCTATCGGAAAAGCAACATTTCTGTGTATGAGGTAGATGGCAAAGACCACAAG aTTTACTGTCAGAACCTTTGTCTGCTGGCCAAACTTTTCCTGGACCACAAGACATTGTACTTCGACGTGGAGCCCTTCGTCTTTTACATCCTGACCGAGGTGGACAGGCAGGGGGCCCACATCGTCGGCTACTTCTCCAAG GAGAAGGAATCCCCGGATGGGAACAACGTGGCCTGCATCCTGACCCTGCCCCCCTACCAGCGGCGTGGCTATGGAAAGTTCCTCATCGCTTTCA GTTATGAGCTCTCCAAACTGGAGAGCACGGTGGGCTCCCCGGAGAAGCCGCTGTCTGACCTAGGCAAGCTCAGCTACCGCAGCTACTGGTCATGGGTTCTGCTGGAGATCCTGCGAGACTTCCGGGGCACACTCTCCATCAAGGACCTTAG CCAGATGACCAGCATCACCCAGAACGACATCATCAGCACCCTGCAGTCTCTCAACATGGTCAAGTACTGGAAGGGTCAGCATGTCATCTGTGTCACACCCAAGCTGGTGGAGGAGCACCTCAAAAGCGCCCAGTATAAGAAACCACCCATCACAG TGGACTCTGTCTGCCTGAAGTGGGCACCCCCCAAGCACAAGCAAGTCAAACTCTCCAAGAAGTGA
- the BCKDK gene encoding branched-chain alpha-ketoacid dehydrogenase kinase, with protein MMLASVLGSGPRGGPSLRPLLGPALLLRAGSTSATDTHHVEMARERSKTVTSFYNQSAIDVAAEKPSVRLTPTMMLYAGRSQDGSHLLKSARYLQQELPVRIAHRIKGFRSLPFIIGCNPTILHVHELYIRAFQKLTEFPPIKDQADEAQYCQLVRQLLDDHKDVVTLLAEGLRESRKHIEDEKLVRYFLDKTLTSRLGIRMLATHHLALHEDKPDFVGIICTRLSPKKIIEKWVDFARRLCEHKYGNAPRVRINGHVAARFPFIPMPLDYILPELLKNAMRATMESHLDTPYNVPDVVITIANNDIDLVIRISDRGGGIAHKDLDRVMDYHFTTAEASTQDPRISPLFGHLDMHSAHQSGPMHGFGFGLPTSRAYAEYLGGSLRLQSLQGIGTDVYLRLRHIDGREESFRI; from the exons ATGATGCTGGCGTCGGTGCTGGGGAGCGGCCCCCGGGGTGGCCCATCGCTCCGGCCCCTCCTAGGGCCGGCACTCTTGCTGCGGGCCGGCTCCACGTCAGCCACCGACACACACCACGTGGAGATGGCACGGGAGCGCTCCAAGACAGTCACCTCCTTTTACAACCAGTCTGCCATCGACGTGGCAGCAGAGAAG CCCTCTGTCCGCCTCACTCCAACCATGATGCTGTACGCCGGCCGTTCTCAGGATGGCAGCCACCTTCTG AAAAGTGCCAGGTACTTGCAGCAAGAGCTACCAGTGAGGATTGCTCACCGCATCAAGGGCTTCCGGAGCCTGCCCTTCATCATTGGCTGCAACCCCACCATTCTGCATGTG CACGAGCTGTACATTCGTGCCTTCCAGAAGCTGACAGAATTCCCTCCG ATCAAAGACCAGGCAGATGAGGCCCAGTACTGCCAGCTGGTGCGACAACTGCTCGACGACCACAAGGACGTGGTGACGCTCCTAGCTGAAGGCCTGCGGGAGAGCAGGAAGCATATAGAG GATGAGAAGCTCGTCCGCTACTTCTTAGACAAGACGCTGACTTCACGGCTCGGGATCCGCATGTTGGCGACACACCACCTGGCGCTACACGAGGACAAG CCTGACTTTGTTGGCATCATCTGCACTCGCCTCTCACCAAAGAAGATCATTGAAAAGTGGGTGGACTTTGCCAG ACGCCTGTGTGAGCACAAGTACGGCAATGCCCCCCGCGTGCGCATCAACGGGCATGTGGCTGCCCGCTTCCCCTTCATCCCGATGCCGCTGGACTACATACTGCCCGAGTTGCTCAAGAATGCCATGAG AGCCACGATGGAGAGTCACTTAGACACTCCCTACAATGTCCCAGATGTGGTCATCACCATTGCCAACAACGATATCGATCTCGTCATCAG GATCTCAGACCGGGGTGGGGGAATTGCTCACAAAGACCTGGATCGAGTCATGGACTACCACTTCACGACGGCCGAGGCCAGCACCCAGGACCCCCGGATCAGCCCTCTCTTTGGCCACCTGGACATGCACAGCGCCCACCAGTCAGGACCTATGCATGG CTTTGGCTTCGGGCTGCCCACATCACGGGCCTACGCGGAGTACCTCGGGGGCTCCCTGCGGCTGCAGTCCCTGCAGGGCATTGGCACGGACGTCTACCTGCGGCTCCGCCACATCGATGGCCGGGAGGAGAGCTTCCGCATTTGA
- the KAT8 gene encoding histone acetyltransferase KAT8 isoform X3: MAAQGAAAAVAAATSGIAGEGGPGPGENAAVEGTAPSPGRVSPPTPARGEPEVTVEIGETYLCRRPDSTWHSAEVIQSRVNDQEGREEFYVHYVGFNRRLDEWVDKNRLALTKTVKDAVQKNSEKYLSELAEQPERKITRNQKRKHDEINHVQKTYAEMDPTTAALEKEHEAITKVKYVDKIHIGNYEIDAWYFSPFPEDYGKQPKLWLCEYCLKYMKYEKSYRFHLGQCQWRQPPGKEIYRKSNISVYEVDGKDHKIYCQNLCLLAKLFLDHKTLYFDVEPFVFYILTEVDRQGAHIVGYFSKEKESPDGNNVACILTLPPYQRRGYGKFLIAFSYELSKLESTVGSPEKPLSDLGKLSYRSYWSWVLLEILRDFRGTLSIKDLSPSQASSGPCPQHLLQTPPAAR, translated from the exons ATGGCGGCGCAGGGGGCTGCGGCGGCGGTTGCGGCGGCGACTTCAGGGATCGCGGGGGAGGGCGGACCCGGCCCCGGGGAGAATGCGGCAGTCGAGGGGACTGCTCCGTCCCCGGGTCGCGTCTCTCCGCCGACCCCGGCGCGCGGCGAACCGGAAGTCACCGTGGAAATCGGAGAAACGTACCTGTGTCGGCGACCGGATAGCACCTGGC ATTCCGCTGAAGTGATCCAGTCTCGAGTGAATGACCAGGAGGGCCGAGAGGAATTCTATGTACACTACGTAGGCT TTAACCGACGACTAGACGAATGGGTAGACAAAAACCGGCTGGCCCTGACCAAGACAGTGAAGGATGCTGTGCAGAAGAACTCAGAGAAGTACCTGAGCGAGCTGGCCGAGCAGCCTGAGCGCAAGATCACTCGCAACCAAAAGCGCAAGCACGATGAGATCAACCATGTGCAGAAG ACCTATGCAGAGATGGACCCCACAACGGCAGCCTTGGAGAAGGAACATGAGGCT ATCACGAAAGTGAAATATGTGGACAAGATCCACATTGGGAACTACGAAATCGATGCCTGGTACTTCTCACCATTCCCAGAAGACTATGGGAAGCAGCCCAAGCTCTGGCTCTGCGAATACTGCCTCAAGTACATGAAATACGAGAAGAGCTACCGCTTCCACTTG GGCCAGTGTCAGTGGCGGCAGCCCCCGGGGAAGGAGATCTATCGGAAAAGCAACATTTCTGTGTATGAGGTAGATGGCAAAGACCACAAG aTTTACTGTCAGAACCTTTGTCTGCTGGCCAAACTTTTCCTGGACCACAAGACATTGTACTTCGACGTGGAGCCCTTCGTCTTTTACATCCTGACCGAGGTGGACAGGCAGGGGGCCCACATCGTCGGCTACTTCTCCAAG GAGAAGGAATCCCCGGATGGGAACAACGTGGCCTGCATCCTGACCCTGCCCCCCTACCAGCGGCGTGGCTATGGAAAGTTCCTCATCGCTTTCA GTTATGAGCTCTCCAAACTGGAGAGCACGGTGGGCTCCCCGGAGAAGCCGCTGTCTGACCTAGGCAAGCTCAGCTACCGCAGCTACTGGTCATGGGTTCTGCTGGAGATCCTGCGAGACTTCCGGGGCACACTCTCCATCAAGGACCTTAG TCCCAGCCAGGCCTCATCAGGGCCCTGTCCCCAGCACCTGCTCCAAACTCCTCCTGCAGCCAGATGA